The Mytilus galloprovincialis chromosome 7, xbMytGall1.hap1.1, whole genome shotgun sequence genome has a window encoding:
- the LOC143081861 gene encoding perlucin-like protein, which produces MHRQLYVPPSCADCYSYATSTYRIIEDTVDWKTARNSCYNFGGKLVELETKEENEFIKDTLTYRNADATYYLGGYMFNANDGIRWITTPSQAMTFTDWAAGEPNNPNTELCLGSYGPFKYQWIDLPCNWLKSYICEFQE; this is translated from the exons ATGCACAGACAACTTTATG TTCCTCCGTCATGTGCTGATTGTTATAGTTATGCAACGTCAACGTATAGAATTATTGAAGACACCGTTGATTGGAAAACGGCTCGG AATAGTTGTTACAATTTTGGAGGGAAATTGGTTGAACTAGAAACAAAAGAAGAGAATGAGTTCATCAAGGATACATTAACTTATAGAAATGCTG ATGCCACGTATTATCTTGGAGGATATATGTTCAATGCTAACGACGGTATCAGATGGATAACTACTCCAAGTCAAGCAATGACGTTCACAGATTGGGCAGCAGGTGAACCAAACAATCCTAACACTGAACTGTGTCTTGGATCCTACGGGCCGTTTAAATATCAATGGATTGATTTGCCATGTAACTGGCTAAAGTCTTATATTTGCGAGTTCCAAGAATAA
- the LOC143081860 gene encoding perlucin-like protein, producing the protein MYRIFDEHVSWTTAKENCEGLGGKLAEIETYEENEFIKNEVRTRDTGVFGYWLGGYNLNQDSDMEWISIPGQVMPFDYMYPGEPNNPSASLCMGTWKVYDYQWGDYGCGTTISYICEF; encoded by the exons ATGTATAGGATCTTTGATGAGCATGTTAGTTGGACCACAGCAAAG gAGAACTGCGAAGGTCTTGGTGGAAAGCTTGCTGAAATAGAAACGTACGAAGAGAATGAGTTCATCAAGAATGAAGTAAGAACAAGAGACACAGGAG TGTTTGGTTACTGGCTAGGAGGATACAATTTAAACCAAGATAGTGACATGGAATGGATAAGTATTCCTGGTCAAGTTATGCCATTTGATTACATGTATCCAGGAGAGCCAAATAATCCTTCAGCCAGTTTATGCATGGGTACATGGAAGGTTTATGATTATCAATGGGGTGATTATGGCTGTGGAACTACAATCTCGTACATATGTGAAttctaa